Proteins encoded together in one Neisseria lactamica window:
- the cas4 gene encoding CRISPR-associated protein Cas4, translating to MTALSTETQGENQDTRLIPLSALQHYAFCPRQCALIHNEQAWAENYLTAQGKALHERVDSGEPETRKGVRFERTVHVSAEKPGISGVLDLVEVETKTGRLKPVEYKRGKPKPDPMDEIQLCAQGLCLEEMTGQTVSEGALWYMQTRRRVPVVFSDDLRAQTLATIAAVRELLNSGQTPPPDYGKRCKACSLAEICQPELLAKRDGSVGYVEALFIV from the coding sequence ATGACCGCACTTTCAACTGAAACCCAAGGGGAAAATCAGGACACGCGCCTGATTCCCCTTTCCGCCCTGCAACACTACGCCTTCTGCCCGCGGCAATGCGCGTTGATTCACAATGAACAGGCGTGGGCGGAGAACTATTTGACCGCGCAGGGCAAGGCACTGCATGAGCGGGTGGATTCGGGTGAGCCGGAAACGCGCAAGGGCGTGCGCTTTGAGCGGACGGTACACGTTTCGGCGGAAAAACCGGGCATCAGCGGCGTGTTGGATTTGGTGGAAGTGGAAACGAAAACAGGCCGTCTGAAACCCGTGGAATACAAACGCGGCAAGCCCAAACCTGACCCGATGGACGAAATCCAGCTTTGCGCCCAAGGCTTGTGCCTAGAGGAAATGACAGGGCAAACCGTCTCTGAGGGCGCACTGTGGTATATGCAAACCCGCCGCCGTGTCCCCGTCGTGTTTTCAGACGACCTGCGCGCCCAAACCCTCGCAACTATAGCCGCCGTGCGCGAACTCTTAAACAGCGGACAAACCCCACCGCCCGACTACGGCAAACGCTGCAAAGCCTGCTCGCTGGCGGAGATATGCCAGCCGGAGTTGTTGGCGAAACGGGATGGGAGTGTGGGATATGTGGAAGCGTTGTTTATTGTGTAA
- the cas5c gene encoding type I-C CRISPR-associated protein Cas5c, with the protein MRFILEISGDLACFTRSELKVERVSYPVITPSAARNILMAILWKPAIRWKVLKIEILKPIQWTNIRRNEVGTKMSERSGSLYIEDNRQQRASMLLKDVAYRIHADFDMTSEAGESDNYVKFAEMFKRRAKKGQYFHQPYLGCREFPCDFRLLEKAEDGLPLEDITQDFGFMLYDMDFSKSDPRDSNNAEPMFYQCKAVNGVITVPPADSEEVKR; encoded by the coding sequence ATGAGGTTCATCCTGGAAATCAGTGGTGATTTGGCATGCTTCACAAGGTCTGAGCTAAAGGTGGAAAGGGTTAGTTATCCTGTGATAACGCCGTCTGCCGCCAGGAACATCCTAATGGCGATATTGTGGAAGCCGGCGATTCGCTGGAAGGTCTTGAAGATAGAAATCCTAAAACCGATTCAGTGGACGAATATCCGCCGCAACGAAGTGGGAACTAAGATGAGTGAGCGTAGCGGCTCGCTCTATATTGAAGATAACCGCCAGCAGCGCGCATCCATGCTGCTGAAAGACGTTGCCTACCGCATTCACGCCGATTTTGACATGACCAGTGAAGCGGGCGAGAGCGACAACTATGTTAAATTTGCCGAAATGTTCAAGCGGCGGGCAAAGAAAGGACAATATTTCCACCAACCTTATTTAGGCTGTCGTGAGTTTCCTTGTGATTTCAGGTTGCTGGAAAAAGCCGAAGATGGATTGCCACTCGAAGACATTACCCAAGATTTCGGTTTTATGCTGTATGACATGGATTTCAGCAAATCCGACCCGCGTGATTCCAATAACGCCGAGCCGATGTTTTACCAATGCAAAGCGGTAAACGGCGTGATTACCGTGCCGCCTGCCGACAGCGAGGAGGTGAAACGATGA
- the rpoD gene encoding RNA polymerase sigma factor RpoD has translation MSKNQNHEEYQDDTRPLTIEEQRARLRQLIIMGKERGYITYSEINDALPDDMSDADQIDNIVSMISGLGIQVTEHAPDAEDILLSDNAAVTDDDAVEEAEAALSSADSEFGRTTDPVRMYMREMGQVDLLTREDEIIIAKKIENALKNMVQAISACPGSIAEILELIEKIRKDEIRVDEVVEAIIDPNEVLLNELGLGHLETTVPEKPSNDNSDENEDDEESEEDADEISAANLAELKQKVIGHFAQIEKDYKKMIGRLEKHHSRHKDYLAYRDAIANKLLEVRFATRQIDSLSSSLRGKVENIRKLEREIRDICLDRVHMERDYFIQNFLPEITNLQWIEEEIAKGRVWSNALDRFRHAILEKQTELADMEKETRISIEELKEINKNMVSSEKETAAAKQEMIQANLRLVISIAKKYTNRGLQFLDLIQEGNIGLMKAVDKFEYRRGYKFSTYATWWIRQAITRSIADQARTIRIPVHMIETINKMNRISRQHLQETGEEPDSAKLAELMQMPEDKIRKIMKIAKEPISMETPIGDDDDSHLGDFIEDANNVAPADAAMYTSLHEVTKEILESLTPREAKVLRMRFGIDMNTDHTLEEVGRQFDVTRERIRQIEAKALRKLRHPTRSDRLRSFLDSEDSKL, from the coding sequence ATGTCCAAAAACCAAAATCACGAAGAATACCAAGACGATACCCGCCCCCTGACGATTGAGGAACAACGCGCGCGCCTGCGCCAACTCATCATTATGGGCAAAGAACGCGGCTACATCACCTACTCCGAAATCAATGACGCACTGCCCGACGATATGTCCGATGCCGATCAAATCGACAACATCGTCAGTATGATTTCCGGTTTAGGCATCCAAGTTACCGAACACGCCCCCGATGCGGAAGACATATTGTTAAGCGACAATGCCGCCGTTACCGACGATGATGCCGTCGAAGAAGCCGAGGCCGCCCTTTCCAGCGCAGATTCCGAGTTCGGCAGGACGACCGACCCCGTCCGTATGTATATGCGCGAAATGGGGCAGGTCGACCTGCTGACCCGCGAAGACGAAATCATCATCGCCAAAAAAATCGAAAACGCCCTGAAAAATATGGTTCAGGCCATCTCCGCCTGCCCGGGATCCATTGCGGAAATCTTAGAACTCATCGAAAAAATCCGCAAAGACGAAATCCGCGTCGACGAAGTCGTAGAAGCCATTATCGACCCGAATGAAGTATTGCTCAACGAATTGGGCTTGGGACACTTGGAAACCACAGTGCCCGAGAAACCTTCCAACGACAATTCGGATGAAAACGAAGACGACGAAGAGTCGGAAGAAGATGCGGATGAAATCTCGGCAGCCAATCTCGCCGAATTGAAACAAAAAGTCATCGGCCACTTTGCCCAAATCGAAAAAGACTACAAAAAAATGATCGGCCGCTTGGAAAAACACCACAGCCGGCACAAAGACTATCTCGCCTACCGCGATGCCATCGCCAACAAACTTTTGGAAGTCCGCTTCGCCACCCGCCAAATCGACAGCCTCAGCAGCAGCCTGCGCGGAAAAGTAGAAAACATCCGCAAACTCGAACGCGAAATCCGCGACATCTGCCTCGACCGCGTCCATATGGAACGCGACTACTTCATCCAAAACTTCCTGCCCGAAATCACCAATCTGCAATGGATTGAAGAAGAGATCGCCAAAGGCAGGGTTTGGAGCAACGCACTCGACCGCTTCCGCCACGCTATTCTCGAAAAACAAACCGAGTTGGCGGATATGGAAAAAGAAACCCGCATTTCCATCGAAGAGTTAAAAGAAATCAACAAAAATATGGTGTCAAGCGAAAAAGAAACCGCAGCCGCCAAACAGGAAATGATTCAGGCAAACTTGCGCCTCGTCATTTCCATCGCCAAAAAATACACCAACCGGGGCTTGCAGTTCCTTGATTTGATTCAGGAAGGCAACATCGGCCTGATGAAGGCGGTCGACAAGTTCGAATACCGCCGGGGCTACAAATTCTCCACCTACGCAACCTGGTGGATCCGTCAGGCAATCACCCGCTCGATTGCCGATCAGGCGCGTACCATCCGCATTCCGGTTCATATGATTGAAACCATCAACAAGATGAACCGCATCTCGCGCCAGCACCTTCAAGAAACCGGCGAAGAACCCGATTCTGCCAAACTTGCCGAACTGATGCAGATGCCCGAAGACAAAATCCGCAAAATCATGAAAATCGCCAAAGAGCCGATTTCGATGGAAACCCCCATTGGCGACGACGACGATTCGCACTTGGGCGATTTCATCGAAGATGCCAACAATGTTGCGCCGGCCGATGCGGCAATGTACACCAGCCTGCACGAAGTAACCAAAGAAATCCTCGAAAGCCTGACACCGCGTGAGGCAAAAGTCCTGCGTATGCGTTTCGGCATCGATATGAACACCGACCACACGCTGGAAGAAGTCGGCAGACAGTTTGACGTAACGCGCGAACGCATCCGACAAATCGAGGCAAAAGCACTCCGCAAGCTGCGGCATCCGACAAGAAGCGACCGTTTGAGAAGTTTCTTGGACAGCGAAGACAGCAAGCTATAA
- a CDS encoding CTP synthase, protein MTKFIFVTGGVVSSLGKGIAAASIAAILESRGLNVTMLKLDPYINVDPGTMSPFQHGEVFVTDDGAETDLDLGHYERFIDSTMTRRNSFSTGQVYENVIAKERRGDYLGGTVQVIPHITDEIKRRIHEGATGYDVAIVEIGGTVGDIESLPFLEAIRQMRSQLGRNNTLFAHLSYVPYIAAAGEIKTKPTQHTVKEMLSIGLQPDILICRMDRTMPADERRKIALFCNVEERAIVGSYDVDSIYECPEMLHDQGIDNIITEQLQLNVQQADLTAWKKIVHAVKNPKHTVKIAMVGKYVDLTESYKSLIEALKHAGIHTETDVQITFVDSENIEKNKGDVSMLKDMDAILVPGGFGLRGVEGKIAAVRYARENNVPYLGICLGMQIALIEYARDVAGLKGANSTEFDLKCTAPVVALIDEWQTADGSVETRDESTDLGGTMRLGAQEVELKAGSLAAKIYGSEHICERHRHRYEVNNNYVPQLEKAGLVIGGVSAGRERLVETIELPNHPWFFACQFHPEFTSNPRKGHPLFTAFVKAALNNKKA, encoded by the coding sequence ATGACCAAATTCATTTTCGTCACCGGCGGCGTTGTCTCCTCACTGGGTAAAGGTATCGCCGCCGCTTCTATTGCCGCCATCCTCGAATCGCGCGGCTTGAACGTTACCATGCTCAAGCTCGATCCTTATATCAACGTCGATCCCGGCACGATGAGCCCGTTCCAACACGGCGAAGTGTTCGTAACCGACGACGGCGCGGAAACCGACCTCGACTTGGGACACTACGAACGGTTTATCGATTCCACGATGACCCGCCGCAACAGCTTCAGCACGGGACAGGTGTACGAAAACGTCATCGCCAAAGAACGACGGGGCGACTACCTCGGCGGTACGGTTCAAGTCATTCCGCACATTACCGACGAAATCAAACGACGCATCCATGAAGGCGCGACGGGTTACGATGTGGCGATTGTCGAAATCGGCGGCACGGTCGGCGACATCGAATCGCTGCCGTTTTTGGAAGCCATCCGCCAGATGCGAAGCCAGTTGGGACGGAACAACACCCTGTTCGCCCACTTGAGCTACGTTCCCTACATTGCCGCTGCAGGCGAAATCAAAACCAAGCCGACCCAGCACACCGTTAAAGAAATGTTGAGCATCGGTTTGCAACCCGACATCCTGATTTGTCGTATGGACAGGACAATGCCTGCGGACGAACGCCGCAAAATCGCCTTGTTCTGCAACGTGGAAGAGCGTGCGATTGTCGGCAGCTACGATGTGGACAGCATCTACGAATGCCCCGAAATGCTGCACGACCAAGGCATCGACAACATCATTACCGAGCAGTTGCAGCTTAACGTGCAACAGGCGGATTTGACCGCGTGGAAAAAAATCGTCCACGCCGTCAAAAATCCGAAACACACCGTCAAAATCGCGATGGTCGGCAAATACGTCGATTTGACCGAATCCTACAAATCATTGATTGAAGCCTTGAAACACGCGGGCATCCACACCGAAACCGACGTGCAGATTACCTTTGTCGACAGCGAAAACATCGAGAAAAACAAGGGCGACGTTTCTATGCTCAAAGATATGGATGCCATCCTCGTTCCCGGCGGTTTCGGTTTGCGCGGCGTGGAAGGCAAAATCGCCGCCGTGCGCTATGCCCGTGAAAACAACGTGCCATATTTGGGCATCTGCCTCGGTATGCAGATTGCGCTGATCGAATACGCCCGCGACGTGGCAGGCTTGAAAGGCGCGAATTCCACTGAGTTCGACCTCAAATGCACCGCGCCAGTCGTTGCCCTGATTGACGAATGGCAAACTGCCGACGGCAGCGTCGAAACCCGCGACGAATCCACCGATTTGGGCGGCACGATGCGTTTGGGCGCGCAAGAAGTCGAATTGAAAGCAGGCAGCCTCGCCGCCAAAATCTACGGCAGCGAACACATCTGCGAACGCCACCGCCACCGCTACGAAGTCAACAACAACTATGTTCCTCAGTTGGAAAAAGCAGGCTTGGTCATCGGCGGCGTATCCGCCGGACGCGAACGCTTGGTCGAAACCATCGAGCTGCCGAACCACCCTTGGTTCTTCGCCTGCCAGTTCCATCCCGAATTCACTTCCAACCCGCGCAAAGGGCATCCCTTGTTCACCGCGTTTGTCAAAGCCGCGTTGAACAATAAAAAAGCCTGA
- the cas7c gene encoding type I-C CRISPR-associated protein Cas7/Csd2, producing MTIEKRYDFVFLFDVQDGNPNGDPDAGNLPRIDPQTGEGLVTDVCLKRKVRNFIQMTQNDEHHDIFIREKGILNNLIDEAHEQENVKGKEKGEKTEAARQYMCSRYYDIRTFGAVMTTGKNAGQVRGPVQLTFSRSIDPIMTLEHSITRMAVTNEKDASETGDNRTMGRKFTVPYGLYRCHGFISTHFAKQTGFSENDLELFWQALVNMFDHDHSAARGQMNARGLYVFEHSNNLGDAPADSLFKRIQVVKKDGVEVVRSFDDYLVSVDDKNLEETKLLRKLG from the coding sequence ATGACTATTGAAAAACGCTACGACTTTGTCTTTTTATTTGATGTGCAAGACGGCAATCCCAACGGCGATCCTGACGCAGGTAACCTGCCGCGTATCGACCCGCAAACCGGCGAAGGTTTGGTAACTGATGTTTGCCTGAAACGCAAAGTCCGCAACTTTATCCAAATGACTCAAAATGACGAACATCACGACATCTTTATCCGCGAAAAAGGCATTTTGAACAACCTGATTGACGAAGCCCACGAGCAGGAAAACGTAAAAGGCAAAGAAAAAGGCGAGAAAACCGAAGCTGCCCGCCAATACATGTGCAGCCGTTATTACGACATCCGCACATTTGGCGCAGTGATGACTACCGGCAAAAATGCAGGACAAGTACGCGGTCCCGTGCAACTGACTTTTTCTCGCTCTATTGATCCCATCATGACCTTGGAACACAGCATTACCCGCATGGCGGTTACCAACGAAAAAGATGCCAGTGAAACCGGCGACAACCGTACAATGGGTCGCAAATTCACCGTCCCCTACGGTCTATACCGCTGCCATGGCTTCATTTCTACCCATTTTGCCAAACAAACAGGCTTTTCCGAAAACGATTTAGAGCTGTTTTGGCAGGCACTTGTCAATATGTTTGACCACGACCATTCCGCCGCACGCGGACAAATGAACGCACGCGGGCTCTATGTGTTTGAACACAGCAATAATCTAGGTGATGCGCCTGCTGATAGTCTGTTCAAACGCATTCAGGTAGTCAAAAAGGACGGTGTAGAAGTAGTAAGGAGTTTTGACGATTATCTTGTCAGCGTAGACGATAAGAATCTTGAAGAAACCAAGCTGTTGCGTAAATTAGGCTGA
- a CDS encoding CRISPR-associated helicase/endonuclease Cas3 yields MNFDYIAHARQDSSKNWHSHPLQKHLQKVAQLAKRFAGRYGSLFAEYAGLLHDLGKFQESFQKYIRNASGFEKENAHLEDVESTKLRKIPHSTAGAKYAVERLNPFFGHLLAYLIAGHHAGLADWYDKGSLKRRLQQADDELAASLSGFVESSLPEDFFPLSDDDLMRDFFAFWEDGAKLEELHIWMRFLFSCLVDADFLDTEAFMNGYADADTAQAAGLRPKFPGLDELHRRYEQYMAQLSEKADKNSSLNQERHAILQQCFSAAETDRTLFSLTVPTGGGKTLASLGFALKHALKFGKKRIIYAIPFTSIIEQNANVFRNALGDDVVLEHHSNLEVKEDKETAKTRLATENWDAPLIVTTNVQLFESLFAAKTSRCRKIHNIADSVVILDEAQQLPRDFQKPITDMMRVLARDYGVTFVLCTATQPELGKNIDAFGRTILEGLPDVREIVADKIALSEKLRRVRIKMPPPNGETQSWQKIADEIAARPCVLAVVNTRKHAQKLFAALPSNGIKLHLSANMCATHCSEVIALVRRYLALYRAGSLHKPLWLVSTQLIEAGVDLDFPCVYRAMAGLDSIAQAAGRCNREGKLPQLGEVVVFRAEEGAPSGSLKQGQDITEEMLKAGLLDDPLSPLAFAEYFRRFNGKGDVDKHGITTLLTAEASNENPLAIKFRTAAERFHLIDNQGVALIVPFIPLAHWEKDGSPQIVEANELDDFFRRHLDGVEVSEWQDILDKQRFPQPPDNSFGQTDQPLLPEPFESWFGLLESDPLKHKWVYRKLQRYTITVYEHELKKLPEHAVFSRAGLLVLDKGYYKAVLGADFDDAAWLPENSVL; encoded by the coding sequence GTGAATTTCGACTATATAGCCCACGCTCGCCAAGACTCATCAAAAAATTGGCATTCCCATCCCCTGCAAAAACATCTACAAAAAGTCGCCCAACTCGCCAAGCGTTTTGCAGGGCGTTATGGGTCGTTGTTTGCCGAATATGCGGGGCTTTTGCACGATTTGGGGAAATTTCAGGAATCTTTTCAGAAATATATCCGTAATGCATCCGGCTTTGAAAAAGAAAATGCCCATTTGGAAGATGTCGAATCTACCAAGTTGCGCAAAATTCCGCATTCCACTGCCGGTGCCAAATATGCGGTAGAACGTCTAAATCCATTTTTCGGGCATTTGCTGGCATATTTGATTGCCGGGCATCATGCTGGGCTGGCAGATTGGTATGACAAAGGCAGCCTGAAACGCCGTCTGCAACAGGCGGATGACGAGTTGGCAGCGTCTTTGTCGGGCTTTGTGGAAAGTAGTTTGCCCGAAGATTTTTTCCCGTTATCAGATGATGACTTGATGCGGGATTTTTTTGCGTTTTGGGAAGACGGGGCAAAGCTGGAAGAATTGCATATTTGGATGCGTTTTCTCTTTTCCTGCTTGGTGGATGCCGATTTTTTGGATACCGAAGCCTTTATGAACGGCTATGCCGATGCAGATACTGCGCAGGCTGCCGGATTGCGCCCAAAATTTCCCGGTTTGGATGAGTTACACCGGCGATATGAGCAATATATGGCGCAACTTTCAGAAAAAGCAGATAAAAATTCATCTTTAAACCAAGAACGCCACGCCATTTTGCAGCAATGTTTTTCTGCCGCAGAAACGGACCGTACTTTGTTTTCTTTAACCGTGCCGACCGGTGGCGGTAAAACTTTGGCGAGCTTGGGCTTCGCTTTGAAGCACGCGCTGAAATTTGGCAAAAAACGTATTATCTATGCTATTCCTTTCACCAGTATTATCGAGCAGAATGCCAATGTTTTCCGCAATGCATTAGGCGATGATGTGGTTTTAGAACACCACAGCAATTTGGAAGTGAAAGAAGATAAGGAAACAGCGAAAACTCGTCTTGCTACGGAAAATTGGGACGCGCCGCTGATTGTTACTACCAATGTGCAACTGTTTGAAAGCCTGTTTGCGGCGAAAACCAGCCGTTGCCGCAAGATTCACAATATTGCCGACAGCGTGGTGATTTTGGATGAAGCCCAGCAGCTTCCGCGCGATTTCCAAAAACCGATTACCGACATGATGCGGGTGCTGGCGCGTGATTACGGCGTTACCTTTGTGCTGTGCACGGCAACCCAACCGGAGCTTGGCAAAAATATCGACGCATTCGGTCGCACTATTTTGGAAGGGCTACCAGATGTGCGCGAAATTGTGGCAGACAAAATTGCCTTATCGGAAAAACTGCGCCGCGTCCGCATCAAAATGCCGCCGCCAAACGGCGAAACGCAAAGCTGGCAGAAAATTGCCGATGAAATAGCCGCGCGCCCGTGTGTTTTGGCAGTGGTCAATACGCGAAAACACGCCCAAAAACTCTTTGCCGCCCTGCCTTCTAACGGAATCAAGCTACATTTATCTGCCAATATGTGCGCCACACACTGCAGCGAAGTGATTGCGTTGGTTCGCCGATATTTGGCACTGTATCGCGCAGGCAGCCTGCACAAGCCCTTGTGGCTGGTCAGCACGCAGTTGATTGAAGCAGGCGTGGATTTGGATTTCCCTTGCGTGTATCGGGCGATGGCAGGGCTGGACAGCATTGCCCAGGCGGCGGGACGGTGCAACCGTGAAGGTAAACTGCCGCAGTTGGGCGAAGTAGTCGTATTCCGCGCCGAAGAAGGCGCGCCCAGCGGCAGCCTGAAACAGGGGCAGGACATTACCGAAGAGATGCTGAAAGCAGGGCTGCTTGATGACCCGCTTTCCCCGTTGGCATTTGCCGAATATTTCCGCCGATTCAACGGCAAAGGTGATGTGGACAAACACGGTATCACAACGCTTTTGACGGCAGAAGCATCAAATGAAAATCCGCTGGCAATTAAATTCCGCACAGCTGCCGAACGTTTCCACCTGATTGATAACCAAGGCGTGGCACTCATTGTGCCGTTTATCCCGTTGGCTCATTGGGAAAAAGACGGCAGTCCGCAAATCGTCGAAGCAAACGAGCTGGACGATTTTTTCAGACGACATCTAGATGGTGTTGAAGTTTCAGAATGGCAGGATATTTTGGACAAACAACGCTTTCCGCAGCCGCCAGACAACTCCTTTGGGCAAACCGATCAACCACTGCTGCCCGAGCCGTTTGAAAGCTGGTTCGGTCTGTTGGAAAGCGACCCGCTCAAACACAAATGGGTTTACCGCAAGCTGCAACGCTACACGATTACTGTGTACGAACACGAACTGAAAAAGTTGCCTGAACATGCCGTTTTTTCAAGAGCGGGATTGCTCGTGTTAGATAAGGGCTATTACAAAGCCGTGCTTGGCGCGGATTTTGACGATGCGGCTTGGCTACCTGAAAATTCGGTTTTATGA
- the cas8c gene encoding type I-C CRISPR-associated protein Cas8c/Csd1: MILHALTQYYQRKAESDGGIAQEGFENKEIPFIIVIDKQGNFIQLEDTRELKVKKKVGRTFLVPKGLGRSGSKSYEVSNLLWDHYGYVLAYAGEKGQEQADKQHASFTAKVNELKQALPDDAGVTAVAAFLSSAEEKSKVMQAANWAECAKVKGCNLSFRLVDEAVDLVCQSKAVREYVSQANQTQSDNVQKGICLVTGKAAPIARLHNAVKGVNAKPAPFASVNLSAFESYGKEQGFIFPVGEQAMFEYTTALNTLLASENRFRIGDVTAVCWGAKRTPLEESLASMINGGGKDKPDEHIDAVKTLYKSLYNGQYQKPDGKEKFYLLGLSPNSARIVVRFWHETTVAALSESIAAWYDDLQMVRGENSPYPEYMPLPRLLGNLVLDGKMENLPSDLIAQITDAALNNRVLPVSLLQAALRRNKAEQKITYGRASLLKAYINRAIRAGRLKNMKELTMGLDRNRQDIGYVLGRLFAVLEKIQAEANPGLNATIADRYFGSASSTPIAVFGTLMRLLPHHLNKLEFEGRAVQLQWEIRQILEHCQRFPNHLNLEQQGLFAIGYYHETQFLFTKDALKNLFNEAKTA, translated from the coding sequence ATGATTTTGCACGCGCTCACCCAATACTATCAACGCAAAGCCGAAAGTGATGGCGGTATTGCCCAGGAAGGGTTTGAAAACAAAGAAATACCGTTCATTATCGTTATAGACAAACAGGGTAATTTTATTCAGCTGGAAGATACCCGTGAGCTGAAAGTTAAGAAGAAAGTTGGCCGCACTTTTTTAGTACCGAAAGGTTTGGGCAGGAGCGGTTCAAAATCCTACGAAGTAAGCAATTTATTGTGGGATCACTACGGTTATGTACTTGCTTATGCCGGAGAAAAAGGGCAGGAGCAGGCGGACAAACAGCATGCCAGCTTTACCGCCAAAGTAAATGAATTGAAACAGGCGCTGCCCGATGATGCAGGTGTTACTGCGGTTGCTGCCTTTTTGTCTTCTGCGGAAGAAAAAAGCAAAGTCATGCAGGCTGCAAATTGGGCGGAGTGTGCCAAAGTCAAAGGCTGTAATCTCAGCTTCCGCCTGGTGGATGAAGCGGTAGATTTGGTTTGCCAGTCAAAGGCGGTGCGGGAATATGTGAGTCAAGCAAATCAAACGCAATCCGATAATGTCCAAAAAGGCATTTGCCTGGTAACGGGCAAAGCTGCGCCGATTGCGCGGCTGCATAACGCCGTGAAAGGCGTGAATGCCAAGCCCGCCCCGTTTGCATCGGTAAATCTGTCGGCTTTTGAATCATACGGCAAAGAGCAGGGCTTTATCTTTCCCGTGGGCGAGCAAGCCATGTTCGAATATACCACCGCCTTGAACACCTTGCTTGCTAGCGAAAACCGATTCCGTATCGGCGATGTAACGGCCGTATGTTGGGGCGCGAAACGGACTCCGTTGGAGGAAAGTCTTGCTTCGATGATTAACGGCGGCGGCAAAGACAAGCCCGATGAGCATATCGATGCCGTTAAAACTCTTTATAAAAGCCTATACAACGGTCAATACCAAAAACCTGACGGCAAAGAAAAATTCTACCTTTTAGGTTTATCGCCCAATTCCGCGCGCATTGTCGTCCGCTTTTGGCATGAAACCACCGTTGCCGCCTTATCAGAAAGTATTGCGGCGTGGTATGACGATTTGCAAATGGTGCGCGGCGAAAACTCGCCATACCCCGAATATATGCCGCTACCGCGCCTGCTGGGTAATTTGGTGTTGGACGGCAAAATGGAAAACCTGCCATCTGACCTGATTGCCCAAATAACCGATGCCGCGCTCAACAACCGTGTTTTACCCGTCAGCCTGTTGCAGGCTGCTTTGCGGCGCAACAAGGCGGAACAGAAAATTACCTATGGCAGAGCAAGTCTGCTTAAAGCCTATATCAATCGCGCAATCCGTGCGGGTCGTCTGAAAAACATGAAGGAGCTAACTATGGGCCTAGATAGAAACCGTCAAGACATCGGCTATGTGCTGGGGCGGCTGTTTGCCGTGCTGGAAAAAATACAAGCCGAGGCCAATCCCGGCTTGAACGCCACCATTGCCGACCGCTATTTCGGTTCGGCAAGCAGCACACCGATTGCCGTATTCGGCACACTGATGCGCTTGTTGCCGCACCATTTGAACAAACTGGAATTTGAAGGACGTGCCGTACAACTGCAATGGGAAATCCGCCAGATTTTGGAACATTGTCAGAGATTTCCTAACCATTTGAATTTGGAACAGCAAGGCCTATTTGCCATCGGTTACTACCACGAAACCCAATTCCTGTTTACCAAAGACGCATTGAAAAACCTGTTCAACGAAGCGAAAACCGCATAA